The Candidatus Nomurabacteria bacterium DNA window CCAACATACCATAGCGAAGGAATTCGCTGATGCTGGCATAGTAATCGTGTCCTGCCACGGCCGTAAGAAACACCTCTACAGTCTTTGGAAGAAATTACAGCGACCAGAGCTAAACGGTGATATTCATCAAATTAATGATTTAATTGCCCTCCGCATTATCGTTAAAGACGTGCCGAGTTGCTACATGGCGCTGGGAAAAATTCATGAACTTTGGAAACCGATTAAAGGTAAGATCAAAGACTACATTGCTCAGCCCAAACCAAACGGTTACCAATCACTACATACCACAGTTTTTGGACCGCATGGCAGGATTATTGAAATACAAATTCGCGATACAGTGATGCACGAATTTGCCGAATATGGTATTGCTGCGCATTGGCATTATAGCGAATCAGGTAAACCAAAGGGTGTTTCACAAGTACCGAAACGCATGACCAATTGGATGCAAGCACTCACGCAATGGAAAAAAGAGTTTGCCAAAGACCAGGAGTATTTGGAAAGTCTAAAAGTTGACGTGTTTAAAAATCAAATCTACGTCTTTACACCCGAGGGTGACGTAGTTGAGTTACCTGAAGATGCGACACCGGTTGATTTTGCCTACCGGGTTCATACTGATGTGGGAAATCAATGCTCGGGAGCAAGAGTGAATGAAAAAATCGTGGCTTTGGATACCCCACTTCGCAGTGGTGATGTTGTGGAGATACTAAAGGAAAAAAAACGAAAACGCCCGAACCGAGACTGGTTAGACTTTGTGAAAACGCACAGCGCTAAAGAACAGATCCGAAAGGCAACCCGGTAGTAACTTTACACTGCCTTTAGAAAAACCCGGTGCAATGTTGTGTTGTTGCTAGAGAGTATATAGCTCTCTGCATCACTTTTTGGCTTTTTCCCTTTCAGATCAGTAATCTTTGCCCCGGCTTCTCGAGCAATTAACAAACCTGCAAAGTAATCATAGTATTCATTGCCATACTGCACTACCGCCTCGATTCGGCCACTAGCTAATAAACAATAATCCAGTGCGGGTGACCAATTATTCACTATGCGACTAACGTCCAAATGGAATAGTTTATTGTATTGCCGAGCAACCCTTCGTCGATCGGTTGTATAGCCACAGGTGTATACAATCGAGGCTCTTTCAATCTCATTCACCTTATTAACTCGGAGTCTTACTCCATTGCAAAAAGCGCCCTTTCCTAGCTCAGCGTAGTAAGTCTTCTGAAGCGAAGAATGATGCACCGCTCCGGCAATAACCTTACCTCGATAGGTTAAAGCGATTGATACAGAGAAGTATGGGATGCCCATAACAAAATTTCTCGTACCATCCAAAGGGTCGATGACAAAACCATAGTCACTCTTATTATCCAGCTGTGTTTCTTCCTCGGCTGTAATGCTGTAACGAGGAAAGTGTTTGCGCAAATACTTCACTACTGCTCGCTCTGACTCTATGTCAGCTCGCGTCTGTAAATCAGAGGCGATAGTTTTTTGCTTGGTAGCTAATTGAGTGCCAAAGTATTTACGATGTATACGTCCACCGAGTTCAGCGGCCCGGATAATG harbors:
- a CDS encoding bifunctional (p)ppGpp synthetase/guanosine-3',5'-bis(diphosphate) 3'-pyrophosphohydrolase, which encodes MKRSTKNLRKVDDGSVNTWSADDFVRAIQAYDAQADVDIVRLAYEYAEQAHQGQMRKNGEPHFTHCIATAARLTHLHLDPITISAALLHDVVEDTPITEEQLKKDFGAEITKLVMSVTKLGKIKYRGMERYVENIRRMFVAMAEDVRVILIKLSDRIHNLSTLSALPREKQLRIATESLEIYAAIANRLGIGEFRGQIEDLAFRYVHPDEYIRIEALFREHYPHAEKFLLSAQHTIAKEFADAGIVIVSCHGRKKHLYSLWKKLQRPELNGDIHQINDLIALRIIVKDVPSCYMALGKIHELWKPIKGKIKDYIAQPKPNGYQSLHTTVFGPHGRIIEIQIRDTVMHEFAEYGIAAHWHYSESGKPKGVSQVPKRMTNWMQALTQWKKEFAKDQEYLESLKVDVFKNQIYVFTPEGDVVELPEDATPVDFAYRVHTDVGNQCSGARVNEKIVALDTPLRSGDVVEILKEKKRKRPNRDWLDFVKTHSAKEQIRKATR
- a CDS encoding inositol monophosphatase, with the translated sequence MTTRIRHIIRAAELGGRIHRKYFGTQLATKQKTIASDLQTRADIESERAVVKYLRKHFPRYSITAEEETQLDNKSDYGFVIDPLDGTRNFVMGIPYFSVSIALTYRGKVIAGAVHHSSLQKTYYAELGKGAFCNGVRLRVNKVNEIERASIVYTCGYTTDRRRVARQYNKLFHLDVSRIVNNWSPALDYCLLASGRIEAVVQYGNEYYDYFAGLLIAREAGAKITDLKGKKPKSDAESYILSSNNTTLHRVFLKAV